From the Pseudodesulfovibrio indicus genome, the window AAAGACCCGACCCTCCAGGACCCCAACTGCGTGTACCAGCTCATGAAGAAGCACTACTCGCGGTACGACCTGGACAAGGTCGTCTCCATCTCGGGCATGAACAAGGCCGACCTGGTCAAGCTGTACGAGACGTACGCGGCCACCGGCAAGGCGGACAAGGCCGGGACCATCATGTACGCCATGGGCTGGACCCAGCACACCGTCGGCGTGCAGAACATCCGCTGCATGGCCATGATCCAGCTGCTGCTGGGCAACATCGGCATCGCCGGCGGCGGCGTCAACGCCCTGCGCGGCGAATCCAACGTCCAGGGCTCCACCGACCACTGCCTGCTGTACCACATCATCCCCGGCTACCTGGCGACCCCCCAGGCCTCTCAGCCCGACCTGGCCACGTACAACAAGGCCAACACCCCGGTCTCCAACGACCCGAAATCCGCCAACTGGTGGCAGAACTTCCCGAAGTACTCCGCGTCGCTCATCAAGTCCATGTGGCAGAACGACACCCCGGAGGACGCCTACCAGTTCCTGCCCCGCCTCGACTCCCTGTCGGCCATGGAATATTCCTGGCTGACCCTGTTCGACAAGATGGAAAAGGGCCAGTTCAAGGGGCTGCTCTCCTGGGGCATGAACCCCGCCTGTTCCGGCGCCAACGCCGAAAAGAACAGGAAGGCCATGGCCAACCTCGACTGGCTGGTGAACGTCAACATCTTCCCCAACGAAACCGGCTGGTTCTGGGAAGGACCGGGATTGGACCCCTCGACCATCAAGACCGAGGTCTTCTTCCTGCCCTGCGCCGTGTCCATCGAGAAGGAAGGGTCCGTCACCAACTCCGGCCGCTGGATGCAGTGGCGCTACAAGGGCCCGGACGCGCCCAACGGGCAGAAGCCCGACGGCGACCTGATGTACGAGCTGATGAAGGAAATCCAGCATCTGTACGAGAAGGAAGGCGGCGTCTATCCGAAGCCCATCACCCGTCTGACCTGGGACGCCATCGCCACCGACGGCGTGTTCGATGCCCACAAGACGGCCAAGCTGATCAACGGTCACTTCACCCGTGACGTCGAGATCAAGGGCAAGCTCTACAAGAAGGGCCAGCAGGTCCCGAGCTTCGCCTTCCTGCAGGCCGACGGCTCCACCGCCTCCGGCAACTGGCTGTACTGCCACTCCTACACCGACGCCGGCAACATGGCCGCGCGCCGCGACCTGACCCAGACCCCGGAGCAGGCCAACATCGGCCTGTACCCGAACTTCTCCTGGTGCTGGCCCGTCAACCGCCGCGTGCTGTACAACCGCGCCTCGGTCGACCTTCAGGGCAAGCCCTGGAACCCGCAAAAGGCGGTCATCGCCTGGAACGGCGAGAAGTGGGTGGGCGACGTGCCCGACGGCGGCTGGGCCCCCGGCACCAAGTACGCCTTCATCATGCGCAAGCACGGCCACGGCCAGCTCTTCGGCCCCGGCCGCGCCGACGGCCCGCTGCCCGAGTACTACGAGCCTCTGGAATGCCCGGTCAAGGAGCATCCGTTCTCCAAGACCCTGCACAACCCCACCGCGCTGACCTTCGACGCCGAGGAAAAGGCCGTGTGCGATCCCAGGTATCCCCTGGTCGGCACCACCTACCGCGTCACCGAGCACTGGCAGACCGGCGTCATGACCCGCAACCAGACCTGGTTGACCGAGGCCGAGCCCCAGGTGTTCGTGGAGATGAGCCCCGAGCTGGCCGAACTCCGCGGCATCGAGAACGGCGAAAAGGTCATGGTGGACTCCCTGCGCGGGACCATCTGGGCCAAGGCCATCGTCACCAAGCGGCTCAAGCCGTTCACCGTCCAGGGCACCATCGTCCATCAGGTCGGCCTGCCCTGGCACTTCGGCTGGACCTGGCCCAAGGATGGCGGCGATTCCGCCAACATCCTGACCCCGTCCGTTGGCGACCCGAACACGGGTATTCCCGAAACCAAGGCCTTCATGGTCAACGTCCGCAAGGCGTAAAGGAGGAATGACATGAGTAAAACATTCTTCATCGACCTGACCAAGTGTACGGCCTGCCGTGGTTGCCAGATTGCCTGCAAGCAATGGAAGAAGCTGCCCGCCGAGCAGACCGAGAACTGGGGTTCCCACCAGAACCCCAAGGATCTCTCAGGCGTCACCCTCAAACTGGTCCGCTTCGAGGAAGTGGAGACCGACGACGGGCTGCAATGGCTGTTCTTCCCCGAACAGTGCCGCCACTGCGTCGAGCCGCCCTGCCTGGACGCCATGACCGTTCCGGGTTCCATCGTCCATGACGAGGAGACCGGGGCCGTGGTCTACACCGAGCTGACCGCCAAGGAACCGGACAAGGATGCCTTCAGCATGGCCTGTCCGTACAACATCCCCCGGGTCAACAAGGAGACCGGCCGCGTGGTCAAATGCGACATGTGCATCGACCGCGTGAAGATCGGCATGCTCCCCGCCTGCGTTCAGACCTGCCCCACCGGCTGCATGAACTTCGGCGACCGGGACGAGATGCTGGCCCTT encodes:
- a CDS encoding 4Fe-4S dicluster domain-containing protein, translating into MSKTFFIDLTKCTACRGCQIACKQWKKLPAEQTENWGSHQNPKDLSGVTLKLVRFEEVETDDGLQWLFFPEQCRHCVEPPCLDAMTVPGSIVHDEETGAVVYTELTAKEPDKDAFSMACPYNIPRVNKETGRVVKCDMCIDRVKIGMLPACVQTCPTGCMNFGDRDEMLALAEKSLEKATEKFPNAELVDAEYVRVIYLVQTDPDSYYESLSSDASDIRRGPLSRKQFLASLARPIKRMRS
- the fdnG gene encoding formate dehydrogenase-N subunit alpha, whose translation is MHTNRRNFLKLSAVAATATAFGGLGFGCKAETAPLPDRAAALDPKWSKQTTTICCYCAVGCGLVVNTSLKDMKAINVEGDPDHPINEGALCAKGASIWQLAENDRRPDSVLYRAPYAKEFKKVSLSWALETIARRIKDTRDKTWTEKNAKGQVVNRCDGIASVGSAALDNEECWAYQTMLRSLGLVYVEHQARIUHSATVAALAESFGRGAMTNHWIDIQNSDCILIMGSNAAENHPISFKWVTRAQEKGATLIHVDPRFTRTSAKADFYAGIRSGADIAVLGGMIKYILEKDLIFKDYVVDYTNASFIVGDKYKFEDGMFSGYNEKTRSYDKSTWAFAMDADGNPKKDPTLQDPNCVYQLMKKHYSRYDLDKVVSISGMNKADLVKLYETYAATGKADKAGTIMYAMGWTQHTVGVQNIRCMAMIQLLLGNIGIAGGGVNALRGESNVQGSTDHCLLYHIIPGYLATPQASQPDLATYNKANTPVSNDPKSANWWQNFPKYSASLIKSMWQNDTPEDAYQFLPRLDSLSAMEYSWLTLFDKMEKGQFKGLLSWGMNPACSGANAEKNRKAMANLDWLVNVNIFPNETGWFWEGPGLDPSTIKTEVFFLPCAVSIEKEGSVTNSGRWMQWRYKGPDAPNGQKPDGDLMYELMKEIQHLYEKEGGVYPKPITRLTWDAIATDGVFDAHKTAKLINGHFTRDVEIKGKLYKKGQQVPSFAFLQADGSTASGNWLYCHSYTDAGNMAARRDLTQTPEQANIGLYPNFSWCWPVNRRVLYNRASVDLQGKPWNPQKAVIAWNGEKWVGDVPDGGWAPGTKYAFIMRKHGHGQLFGPGRADGPLPEYYEPLECPVKEHPFSKTLHNPTALTFDAEEKAVCDPRYPLVGTTYRVTEHWQTGVMTRNQTWLTEAEPQVFVEMSPELAELRGIENGEKVMVDSLRGTIWAKAIVTKRLKPFTVQGTIVHQVGLPWHFGWTWPKDGGDSANILTPSVGDPNTGIPETKAFMVNVRKA